GCTATCCCATACACTTGCTCCTTGCTCAGCTTACACTCACTCCCAAACCCTACAAACACAACTGACCTGGGTTTCTGTTTATCAAGCCAATCAAATGTCACATCATTATTCCCCGACTCCCTTTTTGAATTCTTTGGAGGTAGCAGACCTGTGGGAATCACTGGTTTTCCGGTGAGTTTCGCATGCAACTCCAAGTACTCTCTTTCAATCTCATTGCAACTACGAACAGCTAGTACTTGACATCCTGCCACAATCTTGGCAAACCTTGCAGCATCAGATATCCCAGAACGATTCACAGTATAAACGCCTGCATGCCAACGGACTGCCTCAAATCCCTTGAGTGCTACCAAAGACGGAAAAGGAACCCACTCCGGTGGGGAGGTGAAGACTTCCGGTGACGGCGGAGCATTAAAGAGATATTCCGGTGAACCACAGAAGACGTTATTAGCAGCAGAGAAAGGAGAGAAGTAGGCAAGAGGAACACCGTACTCTTTGGACACGTCAACCGCCCAGTGAGCAGCGAAGTCGCTGATGATCCAATCTGGTACTTGATCAGCAATGAACTGCTTAAAGGGTTGTTTTAGAAGATCAAATGCAACCTTCAAGTCGTCCATCTTCTCGAAAGGTATGTCCACCGTGGCCTCGGCGCCTTCGAGCCGATCAGCATCCCAAGCTGGCAAAGGAAAGGGCACCATTGTTATGAGAGACTGTAACTCAGGTGGGATTTTGGGGAGCCTTTGGATGTTTTTGGGGGTAGATATGAAGGAGACATGAATGTTGGCTTTTGCTAAGGCTTTGGAGAGTTCAACCAAAGGGATTATATGGCCAAAGGCAGACCATGGAAGAATCACAACATGGAGTTCTCTTGCCATTTCTGGAGGATTGGGAGTTGTATGTTAAGGTAGCCTCGAACTATATAATTGAGTCAAAGAAGCGGTGATGTTTTAGACCGGTGCAATTTATTGTCTGCACATATTGGTAGATGAAGAAGCCCCACCTGTCTACCTCATCAGTGCTTGACCTGCTGATACGTGTTTCCTATTTCTGCCCGATTTGAATTTTGGTAAACTGATTCCCACTTTCCCAGGCATGGGATTTTGTGAGCTTAGATTAGAAAACGACACAGAAGGAAAGAAAATCAACAAATGTTAGCAGCACTATAAGAAAGTCATTCTTCACTTTGTGTGAAAATGATTGATAATGCCATGGACCAGAGAGTATAGAATGATGTTCTACGAGTACCAAAGCTACGCGTATGGAAACAAAATGAAATTCTAGTGGACAGATTTGGAATTTATTCCAATTTCAGCTAACTTTCATCTGACAAAACAAAACCAGCACTAATGATTGCATTAGTATCTTCGCCAAGCAAAATTGCTGCACTAATTTCCAATTTTCCACCATGATCCTTTGCTAGTTGCTAAGACGGAGAAGGAAAAGAGCAAGGCAATACATATCTACCAATCTTTGCTTTACCTACTTTCCAAATCATTTATCATATATGTTTGATGACGATGCCCCATTGAGTATGGACTTTAGGTTCTCAATTAGCTAAATTTATTCAAAATAATCTTAGATATATTGCAATAGAATAATCTGAAGTATAGAGTAGTGCTAAACAATCAAACAATGTGTCGACTTAGTGTTAACTGTTAAGCTTAAGCATAGTGCGTCACAATGGTGCCGTTGAGGCTTTAATCATGTTCTTCAGCATGTTGACCCAATCGGCCAATCCTAATTGTAAAGGGTAGTGCTTTGTACAGGGGAAACAAATGAAATCCTCTGTGCTATTATGTAACTGCGTTTATCTCACTCCTAAACCCTACAAACACAACTGACTTGGGTTTTTGCTTGTCAAGCCAATCAAACATCACATTCCATTCAAACCCTTCATCACTGATTTCCCCACTTTGCACTTTTTTCAAGCTGATCAGGAGGAAGCAAACCTATGGGAATCACAAGCTTTCCTGTAATTTTCTTGTACTCTTCTATGTACTCTTCTTCAATCTCATTGCAGCTACCAATAGCTAAAACTTACTTGCTGAAACAATCTTGGCAAGCCTTGAACAAGGAAAAGTAACTAGTGATATGACAACGATATTTCGGGTTCTCTTATAAAAGATAGTAACTCTTGTGGGATATCCGAATGATCAAGTGAAAAGGTATAGGTAATTTTTTTACCCCTGGACAAGTAATTGTCTGCACATAATGGATTGAAGTGTATGGGAACAAACTGGAATTCTTCAGGACATTTTCCAAAATTTTAAACTTAGTACCAGCTACCATATAGCAAAAATAAATGCCACCCAAGTTTTCTGTAACAAAAAGAGCCAGCATTAATTTCCACCAATGATCCAATTTAGCACCCTTGCTATATGCTAAGACAAACAAAATCATGACAAACTGGTAAGTATGCAGCAACTCGCATTCACTAAAAACTGTTCTCTGTATGGTTAGCAGTAGGGAAATATACATTCAAAGAGACAGCGAAATGCAGAGTTCCAACTTGTAATTTGCGCGACTATAGAGTGGTCATATCATTATATATAGGTGCTGCCCAGCTTGGCACCATGCCCCTTGATTATCTTGACTGACCGCAAAAGAATATCTTCTTCTGTAGAGACTAACTCATCCTTGCTCTGCAATTACAAAATGATCATTAAAGCAGATTCTAAAGTAGTAGCTATAATAAGAATACTGGATGTACCAGGGACACAGGGATTTACCATATGTTTGAGGTTACATCCAAGAGTCAATTCTCCAAATGTGCTCTCTAAACGAGAAAGGAAACAGTAAGGCACTTCCTTTCCCAGGAAAACCTTCGGGTGTGATCTCAGCATGTTTTTTATATCAACTGATATCTGGGGAACCTTATCCAACTCATCATTGATTTGCAGGGGAATTCTGGTGACCATGCCACGCCATTGAGCACGTGACTTGTTCACAATCACCTATAATTTTACAGAAAATATTCTTAGATATATAGTAAGTAAACCATATGAAGTATCAAACAATCAAGCCATTGTCTTAATAACAAGCCATGCCCAGGTTCTACGTGTAGGATATAGCTAGGTGATTTAAGCATGGTTGATGGTTTTTTAGATATTAGGTGTCTTGGAGCACATTTGTAATTGTTGCTTACTAAAGCACATGATGAGTATCAGAAGCCAGAAGGAACAGAAGAAAGAAGTGAAAAAGAGAAAAATACTTACTTGACTAGAAAATAGTGAATTGGGAACTATCACTGGAAACTTCTCGGCATTCAGTAAGGAAGTAGTTGTAAGTCCCATTTCCACCACTTGACCTTCTATGGTTCCAGCCTGCACAATATGAAAGACTAATAACATTGTGAAGAAAATATGTACGATAACCAGCGAGTAGATTTTGATATATGACTTGACTAATAAATAAGACAATGATCAACAATTTCACGTCTTCTTAGGAAGTTATAAACACTGACGGTAACATTATTGGCTGAATAGAAATCTGACATATATATTAGATCTTCATTTCTTGAATGGCTGACTAATATGAAACAAGTGTATTCAGTTTTAGGTTGAGATTATTGTATAACGTCAATAAATAAGGGTTGCCTCTAAGATGCACAATACTTTGATTGATTTATGAGGATAATTGTAGAACAGTCAACAAATAAAGAAAGTGAACTTTGGAACTCCACTTTGGGTGTTCAAGGATGGATGTGACTTGAGCAGACATCAAGATACAGTATAAAACCTTAATGTTTCTCTTATCTCACTGCGGTAATGCAATAAAATAGATCACTCATGGCACATTCTCTTACTAGAATCACAAGAAACCTATGCTTAAGAAACATTTTGCCAATCAAATAGAATGGATGGGACTACCTAAAATGCACCAACAAACACATTGCATGAATGCATAGCAACATACCTTTATTGTATCACCTAGTGAAAAGGGCTTCGTAAATTGCATGGATAAACCACTCAGCACATTACCAAGGACGTCTCTGGCAGCAAAAGCAGTAGCAACTCCTGTGTAAAACAAGCAGAGCAGAAATGTCAGATCTTAATAAGATCAGGTTTTGGATATTATTTGACGGTATACATTGGATAAAAGATAAATCCCAAGAAAACCAACCGAACAAAGGAATTTTAGGTGTAACATAATCAAGAGATAAAACCTTCAGGTGTAATTATAGAAATCAATAACAATCTTTACATAATGTAAAAATAAGCAATAGAATAAAAGTTAATTTGCAAACATTTCTAAGTCATGAATAAAAAAGGTAGAGTGTGTAGCCATCCTTACCTCCTATGCCTCCAACAGTCATAATAGATTGCACAGCCACCCCACATGCCTCAGCTAAAGCCATTATCCCAATCATAAAAAGACCAACAGATGAAATTTTGTCTAGAGCTAACAACCTCTCTCGATCAAGACTGCTGGGCAGACTTTTATTTGCTAACGCACGAGTGAACACATTGGTCTTCCACCGATAGAGAAACCAAACAAATGAAAGGATAACTGCACCACTCCAAGCTGGTGCAAGATATTGAGCAGCTATAGCAGTTGGTGCAACCATTGTGCCACTGCAAATCAAAGTTCATAGTTGTTTAATAGAGTGAAAACAAAACAATGCATATATGTGAGCAAAACTAGGATTAAGGAAAACTGAGAACTTAGAACCACTAACATTTGTGAAAATGCCATAAAAGTAAAAAGGTATCTCACTGGATCCTCCAAAGCACCCCAAAAACTTTTCTCATATGGAACTTGCTCCTCAGATGGGCTTTGAGATAGCAAAGCATTGCGGCCTTGATTGGCATACTTGTGAAACCTCCGGAAAAGCCTAGGCATCACTACCCAAGCAAATACAGTACCTGCCAAAGTATAACCAACTGGAGCAACCACATTTCTAAGATGTGGATATGTATCCAACAACTGCTGAACATATGGGGACATTTCACCAGATGCTTCCTTAGCCTTTTGCCCAGTATAAGTCGCTGCGTCCACTGCATTCTGCACGAATTCCTTAACCTTATCAACCAAATCACTTCCACCAACAGCGCTATTACCAACATCCACTTCACCGCCACTGGAAGCAGCCGGAACTCCAGGTTGCCCACCTTTATCAGCATTGCTACCAAAAAGTGATGAGTATGAACGGCAATCCAGAACTGGGCTTACCGAAACAGGAGCAAAAGCAAACCTACTATGTGAACTGGATAATGTCGATGAAAATGCTGAAATCGGTTTGGTTCTGTAACTTCGTGCATTGACAAGTGATCCAGAACCCATTGCTCCAAACTGAGTATTCGCAAAATCTTTGCTAGACTGTGTTTCCTTAGTATGGTATCCACGACTCACAAAAGCATACGATGGTCTAACAAGAACTGGATCAGCATAGTTCACACATTTCCCATAAGAACTATACGACTGACACGACATTGTGTTGGAAGACTTGCAGAGTGACTTCAATATCAAAAGCCTCCGTCCAGCCATTAGATAGATATAGTGTTCCTACACGCTCAACAGGACCTGGGTAAAAACCAAAAACTTGTTCATGCTATCTTAATCTGCAAATTTGCAATATAATTGTATATATGAATCCAAATACCACAACCCAATATGTAGAGTGATCAATAGCACAAATCAGCTATAACAATGCAAACAATTCATGCATACATACATAAACCCTAAACCCTGTTTGGATCAAGATACAAGCTTTCATTCAAATTCGTCTCAAAGATTCAAACCCATCACTACAATAAAGCATTAACCTTTGGAAATTTAACAAATAAAGCTAGAATTAACCTTCAAGATTCGTAATTTAGTTTCTGGGTCTGGTTATTTTAGTTGAATTTTTTTTACTGGGTGATCAAATTAGAGCGAATGGAGAGAGCGACTGACCTGGGGTGGCTGATTGAGGAGGTCTGCATGAAGATTCAGAGAGACCCAGAAGTAGAAGAGCGAGGTTGGTTACTTTGCTTGCGGAAGAAGACAAGGCTGAGAGTCCTGGGTTGGGTCTGAAAGAGACGCAATTTTGGAGACCAAGTCTTTGATGGGTCCGTGATTATCAGGGCTTGCAATTTAGTATGATGATCGGACGGTGGGTAGATGTGCTAAAAAGGCAGGGTCTATGTGGACCTACTTCCTTCTTAGTATGATCATCACACATCTCGACACGTCAATCGTCGGTTCCGGTGATACTATCCGGTCAACTCAGGTGAACCGATCATTTATTTCAAGCTACAATTCGATATTTGTTATGCGAAAGTCATAATAAAGTTGAAAGTTTAATTAGTTGACACTAATATCCGCTTAATTTCGTGAGTTTTATAGTTTTAACAATATATATCTATCGTATATATTCACAACTCTACCCCTCTTTCCCTCTTCCTCTATTTCTTTCCACTTAAATGGTTCAATGGTTAGTTCAAAAAATAAAATAAAAAACTAAACAAAAATAAGAAAGAAAAACCCTAGCAGTCGCTTCTAGTTTCTTCCATCAAAACTACACGCCCATACTGCCCAGTCCGACAGCTCGCATTCGCGGCGGCGGCGTCGAACGGGCCGAATGGGACTTGTGTCCCTATATAGAGAGGCTCGCAGACGACCAAGATGTTGGCTCGAGGTCGTGGCCGGAAGTGGAGTTTGCCTGGTGGTGATTGCCGTGAAGTTTCCATCGTCGAGTTCTACTGTGCTCAAATTGGATTGGTTCGATCCAATTAGGTTGTGGTAGTTTGGTTTCAATCTAGGAGAGGAGGCGCGCTTTGTCGGCCTGTGGTGGCTCTGAGGTCAGTGGTGGAACAACGGGGAAGATGCAGAAGAGATAGATGGCAGCGTTGTGGATCTTGCAACCCACAACTGGGCTTGGACTT
Above is a window of Fragaria vesca subsp. vesca linkage group LG7, FraVesHawaii_1.0, whole genome shotgun sequence DNA encoding:
- the LOC101314021 gene encoding mechanosensitive ion channel protein 1, mitochondrial-like, whose translation is MAGRRLLILKSLCKSSNTMSCQSYSSYGKCVNYADPVLVRPSYAFVSRGYHTKETQSSKDFANTQFGAMGSGSLVNARSYRTKPISAFSSTLSSSHSRFAFAPVSVSPVLDCRSYSSLFGSNADKGGQPGVPAASSGGEVDVGNSAVGGSDLVDKVKEFVQNAVDAATYTGQKAKEASGEMSPYVQQLLDTYPHLRNVVAPVGYTLAGTVFAWVVMPRLFRRFHKYANQGRNALLSQSPSEEQVPYEKSFWGALEDPVRYLFTFMAFSQIGTMVAPTAIAAQYLAPAWSGAVILSFVWFLYRWKTNVFTRALANKSLPSSLDRERLLALDKISSVGLFMIGIMALAEACGVAVQSIMTVGGIGGVATAFAARDVLGNVLSGLSMQFTKPFSLGDTIKAGTIEGQVVEMGLTTTSLLNAEKFPVIVPNSLFSSQVIVNKSRAQWRGMVTRIPLQINDELDKVPQISVDIKNMLRSHPKVFLGKEVPYCFLSRLESTFGELTLGCNLKHMSKDELVSTEEDILLRSVKIIKGHGAKLGSTYI